The following coding sequences are from one Humulus lupulus chromosome X, drHumLupu1.1, whole genome shotgun sequence window:
- the LOC133803741 gene encoding CBL-interacting serine/threonine-protein kinase 25-like: protein MGEERHVVFGKYEMGRLLGKGTFAKVYYGKEMATGESVAIKVIKKDQVKREGMMDQIQREISVMRMVRHPNVVELREVMATKTKIFFVMEYVRGGELFAKVARGKLREDLARRYFQQLISAVDFCHSRGVSHRDLKPENLLLDDNGDLKISDFGLSALPEQLRNDGLLHTQCGTPAYVAPEVIRKKGYDGPKADIWSCGVILFVLLAGFLPFQDENIMKMYRKIFRGEFECPPWLSAESKRLICKLLVPDPDRRITIPGIMRVPWFHRGFSRPVAFSSTPAESPGPVSEEDWKTTSSSSPKFFNAFEFISSMSSGFDLSSLFESQRKTGSMFTSKCSATAIMAKLEAVAKGLSFKVAKVKDFQIRLQGASEGRKGKLSVTAEVFEVAPEVSVVEFSKSAGDTLEYAKFCDEDVRPALKDIVWTWQGDHVDKEYKNQVITI from the coding sequence atgggAGAAGAAAGACATGTCGTGTTCGGGAAATATGAGATGGGGAGGCTGTTGGGTAAAGGGACCTTCGCAAAGGTATACTACGGTAAAGAAATGGCAACCGGTGAAAGTGTGGCGATCAAGGTAATAAAGAAGGACCAGGTTAAGAGAGAAGGGATGATGGACCAGATCCAAAGAGAGATCTCGGTTATGCGTATGGTCCGTCACCCGAACGTGGTGGAGCTCCGAGAAGTCATGGCTACCAAGACTAAGATCTTCTTCGTCATGGAGTACGTCCGCGGTGGCGAGCTCTTTGCTAAAGTCGCCAGAGGCAAGCTCAGGGAGGATCTCGCCCGTCGTTACTTTCAGCAGTTGATTTCCGCCGTCGATTTCTGCCACAGCAGGGGTGTCTCCCACCGAGATTTGAAGCCGGAGAATCTCCTCCTCGATGACAACGGCGACCTCAAGATCTCCGATTTCGGGCTCTCCGCCTTGCCGGAGCAGCTCCGAAATGACGGACTCCTTCACACCCAGTGTGGGACGCCTGCTTACGTGGCACCCGAGGTGATCCGGAAGAAGGGATACGACGGCCCCAAGGCCGATATTTGGTCCTGTGGAGTAATCCTCTTCGTTCTTCTCGCTGGGTTTCTTCCGTTTCAAGACGAGAACATCATGAAAATGTATCGGAAAATTTTCAGAGGCGAGTTCGAATGCCCGCCGTGGTTATCAGCCGAGTCCAAGCGGTTAATCTGTAAGTTGCTGGTACCCGACCCGGATAGGAGAATCACGATTCCGGGCATCATGCGAGTCCCCTGGTTCCACAGAGGGTTTTCGAGACCGGTTGCGTTTTCGTCAACCCCAGCAGAGTCCCCTGGCCCTGTTTCTGAAGAAGATTGGAAAACGACGTCGTCGTCGTCGCCCAAGTTCTTCAACGCGTTCGAGTTCATCTCATCGATGTCATCGGGCTTTGATCTGTCGAGCTTGTTCGAAAGCCAGAGGAAAACAGGGTCCATGTTCACGTCCAAGTGTTCGGCGACTGCAATAATGGCGAAGCTTGAGGCCGTGGCAAAAGGGTTGAGCTTTAAGGTGGCGAAAGTGAAAGATTTCCAGATAAGGTTGCAGGGAGCTTCGGAGGGAAGAAAAGGTAAGCTCTCGGTGACAGCCGAGGTGTTCGAAGTGGCGCCGGAGGTCTCCGTCGTGGAGTTCTCCAAATCGGCCGGCGACACCTTGGAGTACGCCAAGTTTTGTGATGAAGACGTTAGACCGGCGTTGAAAGATATTGTTTGGACATGGCAAGGTGACCACGTCGACAAAGAATATAAAAACCAAGTTATAactatataa